A part of Pseudomonas sp. HR96 genomic DNA contains:
- a CDS encoding SEC-C metal-binding domain-containing protein, which yields MTQQPHVHGPDCNHDHDHSAHTHDHSHDHGHVHGPHCNHAPQEPVRNTLKDVGRNDPCPCGSEKKFKKCHGA from the coding sequence ATGACCCAGCAACCCCACGTCCATGGCCCTGATTGCAACCACGACCACGACCATTCGGCGCACACCCATGACCATAGCCATGATCACGGTCACGTGCATGGGCCGCATTGCAACCACGCGCCCCAGGAGCCCGTGCGCAACACCCTCAAGGACGTCGGCCGCAACGATCCCTGCCCGTGCGGCAGCGAGAAGAAATTCAAGAAGTGCCATGGGGCCTGA
- a CDS encoding OmpA family protein — translation MSMVRTAVPLVLLTSVLTGCAGLQKTDWPMCAAVGGVTGAALGAIKTGAWIGPGALVGGAVAAGWCYAHGDGDEDGDGVPDSRDKCPHTPKGVTVDADGCPPPAPTAPVAEAPAPAVVPAKEETIVIRDVHFEFDSAKLTPSDKSQLDKIATRLKSEASTAKLSVTGHTDSVGSDAYNRKLSDKRAHSVTEYLVSGGVPRGEFVSVKGMGESQPVADNKTAEGRAQNRRTEILIQR, via the coding sequence ATGAGCATGGTTCGGACAGCTGTACCCCTGGTCCTGCTAACCAGCGTGTTGACTGGTTGTGCGGGTTTGCAAAAGACCGACTGGCCCATGTGCGCCGCTGTCGGGGGTGTGACCGGCGCTGCGCTGGGCGCCATCAAGACCGGCGCCTGGATCGGCCCGGGGGCATTGGTCGGCGGCGCGGTGGCGGCCGGTTGGTGCTATGCCCACGGCGATGGCGACGAAGACGGTGATGGCGTGCCGGACAGCCGCGACAAATGCCCGCACACGCCCAAGGGCGTGACGGTCGATGCCGACGGTTGCCCGCCACCGGCACCGACTGCCCCGGTGGCAGAGGCGCCGGCGCCGGCGGTGGTGCCGGCCAAAGAGGAGACCATCGTGATTCGCGATGTGCACTTCGAGTTCGATTCGGCAAAGCTGACTCCGTCCGACAAGAGCCAGCTGGACAAGATCGCCACCCGCCTGAAAAGCGAAGCGTCGACGGCCAAGCTCAGCGTGACCGGGCATACCGACAGCGTCGGCAGCGATGCCTACAACAGGAAGCTGTCCGACAAGCGTGCCCATTCGGTGACCGAATACCTGGTCAGCGGCGGTGTGCCGCGCGGCGAGTTCGTCTCCGTCAAGGGCATGGGTGAAAGCCAGCCGGTGGCCGATAACAAGACTGCCGAAGGGCGCGCGCAGAACCGCCGCACGGAAATTTTGATACAGCGTTGA
- a CDS encoding YchJ family protein has protein sequence MSVSICPCGSGNLLDACCGHYHAGHPAPDARTLMRSRYSAYVLGHIDYLVATTLAAQQAGLDRDAIAQWSAQSTWLGLEVEGAEVFGGQPEHAFVTFSARWHDQAGEHCHRERSSFVQHQGRWYFIDPSVPLRAGRNDNCPCGSTQKFKKCCASYLTIQPPAY, from the coding sequence ATGAGTGTCTCGATTTGTCCCTGCGGCAGCGGCAACCTGCTGGACGCCTGTTGCGGGCATTACCACGCCGGGCACCCGGCGCCTGACGCGCGCACCCTGATGCGCTCGCGTTACAGCGCCTATGTGCTGGGTCATATCGATTATCTGGTGGCCACCACCCTGGCGGCGCAACAGGCCGGGCTGGATCGCGACGCCATCGCCCAGTGGAGTGCCCAGAGCACCTGGCTGGGGTTGGAGGTGGAAGGCGCCGAGGTGTTCGGCGGCCAGCCCGAGCATGCCTTCGTCACGTTCAGCGCGCGCTGGCACGACCAGGCGGGAGAGCACTGCCATCGCGAGCGCTCATCCTTCGTCCAGCATCAGGGCCGCTGGTACTTCATCGACCCCAGCGTGCCGCTCAGGGCTGGCCGAAATGACAACTGCCCCTGCGGCAGCACGCAGAAATTCAAGAAATGCTGCGCCAGCTACCTGACGATCCAGCCACCCGCCTATTGA
- a CDS encoding LEA type 2 family protein: MMSRQHFVSALCLLALLQLCGCSTWLTGNYQDPDLQLVKVEVVKARLLEQHIVLHFRIDNPNDSSLAVRSLTYRVYLGDLLLADGYSEQWFTLAANHSGYFEIPVRTNLWEHLRGLVKLMRHPDQPVPYRLEGELETGMLFGHTLQLARVGEIIPGNFIPEKHR; the protein is encoded by the coding sequence ATGATGTCACGCCAGCACTTCGTCAGCGCGCTCTGCCTGCTCGCCCTGCTGCAGCTCTGCGGCTGCTCTACCTGGTTGACCGGCAACTACCAGGACCCGGACCTGCAGCTGGTCAAGGTGGAAGTGGTCAAGGCGCGTCTGCTGGAGCAGCACATCGTGCTGCACTTTCGCATCGACAATCCCAATGACTCCAGCCTGGCGGTACGCAGCCTGACGTATCGAGTGTACCTGGGCGACCTGTTGCTGGCCGACGGCTACAGCGAACAGTGGTTTACCCTGGCGGCCAACCACAGCGGCTATTTCGAAATACCGGTGCGCACCAACCTGTGGGAACACCTGCGCGGGCTGGTCAAACTCATGCGCCATCCCGACCAGCCTGTGCCCTATCGGCTGGAAGGTGAACTGGAAACCGGAATGTTGTTCGGCCATACCCTGCAATTGGCGCGAGTTGGTGAGATAATTCCCGGCAATTTCATTCCGGAGAAACATCGATGA
- a CDS encoding DUF6231 family protein, giving the protein MTEAFSTRTPQQALAALLDQQAPASLLLLGASTFPALQAFAQAHPQSRVTHVAPGPLPPEVAGQRFDLALAVDCLEHLPKRDGLQLLGGIRNLNASRIAVLADLGACGWSNTDFYSLALQASERFARDGQVVTLYTYDVREYKQVPDWLNARFWANPENFGKYWW; this is encoded by the coding sequence ATGACTGAGGCTTTTTCCACGCGAACCCCGCAACAGGCGTTGGCCGCCCTGCTCGACCAGCAGGCGCCGGCCAGCCTGTTGCTGCTCGGCGCCAGCACGTTTCCCGCCCTGCAAGCCTTTGCCCAGGCGCATCCGCAAAGCCGCGTGACCCACGTTGCCCCAGGCCCGCTGCCCCCGGAAGTCGCCGGGCAGCGCTTCGACCTGGCGCTGGCCGTCGACTGCCTGGAACACCTGCCCAAGCGCGACGGCCTGCAACTGCTGGGCGGCATCCGCAACCTCAACGCCAGTCGCATCGCGGTCCTCGCCGACCTGGGTGCCTGCGGCTGGAGCAATACCGACTTCTACTCGCTGGCTCTGCAGGCCAGCGAGCGCTTTGCCCGTGACGGCCAGGTGGTGACCCTCTACACCTACGACGTGCGGGAATACAAACAGGTGCCGGACTGGCTCAACGCCAGGTTCTGGGCCAACCCGGAAAACTTCGGCAAGTATTGGTGGTAG
- a CDS encoding OmpA family protein: MRVFSRAVIPVLLVSSVLAGCASTPESGAPLNSRTWPVCSLLGGLVGGGLGAIRSGVAAGAGAVLGAAAGGLICFAQDGDEDGDGVFDRRDLCPHTPPGTPVGHNGCPLPQYPPAVKAAPAPVAPQHEEVITLRDTSGKVLFDFNKSNLTPEALGQLQALLPKLKGDDVTAIRVVGHTDSVGSDDYNQKLSERRAASVVTYLESQQVPAAKLSSEGKGESEPVADNGTDEGRAQNRRVELHLSH; encoded by the coding sequence ATGAGAGTGTTCTCGCGGGCAGTGATACCCGTTCTTCTGGTCAGCAGTGTTCTGGCGGGTTGTGCGTCCACCCCTGAAAGTGGTGCGCCTCTCAACTCGCGAACTTGGCCTGTATGCAGTCTTCTTGGCGGCCTGGTGGGTGGTGGCCTGGGAGCAATCAGAAGTGGTGTGGCAGCAGGGGCGGGGGCCGTTTTGGGCGCCGCAGCCGGCGGCCTGATCTGCTTTGCGCAAGACGGCGACGAGGACGGCGATGGGGTGTTCGACCGCCGCGATCTGTGTCCACACACGCCACCTGGCACCCCGGTCGGCCATAACGGCTGCCCGTTGCCGCAATATCCGCCGGCGGTCAAGGCGGCGCCAGCACCGGTCGCGCCTCAGCACGAAGAAGTGATCACCTTGCGCGATACCAGTGGCAAGGTGCTGTTCGACTTCAACAAGTCCAACCTCACCCCCGAGGCACTCGGCCAATTGCAGGCCTTGCTGCCCAAGCTCAAGGGTGATGACGTGACCGCTATCCGCGTGGTCGGCCACACCGACAGCGTAGGCAGCGATGACTACAACCAGAAGCTGTCCGAACGGCGTGCCGCCAGCGTGGTGACTTACCTGGAGTCGCAACAGGTGCCAGCTGCCAAGCTGTCCAGCGAAGGCAAGGGTGAAAGCGAGCCGGTGGCCGACAATGGCACCGACGAAGGACGCGCGCAGAACCGCCGCGTGGAGCTGCACTTGAGTCATTGA
- a CDS encoding CopD family protein, whose amino-acid sequence MSFDALLYTVHLLAALIWVGGMFFAWTILRPAAIAALPGPQRLQLWAQVLPRFFVFVWLAVAILPISGVAIVRMRFSGLETAPHYVQVMMGLYLVMVAIFLRIQTLLLPELRKAVLAEDWPAGAAVMGTIRRWVGVNLLVGLAVVMVAGLRI is encoded by the coding sequence TTGTCATTCGATGCTTTGCTGTACACCGTGCATTTGCTCGCCGCGTTGATCTGGGTCGGCGGCATGTTCTTCGCCTGGACGATCCTGCGCCCCGCCGCCATTGCAGCGCTGCCGGGGCCGCAACGCCTGCAGTTGTGGGCCCAGGTGCTGCCGCGGTTTTTCGTCTTTGTCTGGCTGGCGGTGGCGATTCTTCCGATAAGCGGCGTCGCCATTGTCCGCATGCGCTTCAGCGGTCTGGAGACCGCGCCGCATTACGTGCAAGTGATGATGGGCTTGTATCTGGTGATGGTCGCGATCTTCCTGCGCATCCAGACCTTGCTGCTGCCGGAGCTGCGCAAGGCGGTGCTGGCCGAGGATTGGCCGGCCGGCGCGGCCGTCATGGGTACGATCCGCCGCTGGGTGGGGGTGAACCTGTTGGTGGGCCTGGCGGTGGTGATGGTGGCGGGGTTGCGGATCTGA
- a CDS encoding collagen-like protein, which produces MGLFAQGRGRLGLGLLATMLCPLAMAQDVAVAANSLVRLADNATVLQLQRLDVAEYGTLLVPANLAELKVAHLHLGHEARIAIVPNPNALHLSIQQAEFEPGSQIVSRGAPGTYEKPPLPARDLDVQIFALQAAELSVDARGGSGTPGFVGLDGAYGDPAGCLWGSASRGYNGENGTDGHPGSAGAMVRLQVPASYPQEQIKVRVDGGAGGLAGAGGKAGQGGSGKGCLIYQADSGKAGHPGLTGQPGPAGPAGQFVLLRD; this is translated from the coding sequence ATGGGCTTATTTGCACAAGGCCGCGGGCGGCTGGGTCTGGGGCTGCTGGCGACGATGCTGTGCCCGCTGGCGATGGCCCAGGACGTCGCAGTGGCCGCCAATTCGCTGGTGCGCCTGGCGGACAACGCCACGGTGCTGCAGCTGCAGCGCCTGGACGTGGCCGAATACGGCACCCTGCTGGTTCCGGCCAATCTGGCCGAACTCAAGGTGGCCCATCTGCACCTGGGGCATGAGGCGCGGATCGCCATCGTCCCCAACCCCAATGCGCTGCACCTGAGCATCCAGCAGGCCGAGTTCGAACCGGGCAGCCAGATCGTGTCCCGAGGGGCGCCCGGTACCTATGAAAAACCGCCTTTGCCGGCCCGCGACCTAGATGTGCAGATTTTCGCCCTGCAGGCAGCCGAACTGTCGGTTGATGCCCGCGGTGGCTCGGGCACCCCGGGGTTCGTCGGCCTGGATGGCGCCTATGGTGATCCGGCCGGATGCCTATGGGGTTCGGCCAGCCGCGGCTACAACGGCGAGAACGGCACCGACGGGCATCCGGGCTCGGCCGGCGCCATGGTGCGCCTGCAGGTTCCCGCCAGTTATCCGCAGGAGCAGATCAAGGTGCGCGTGGACGGCGGCGCCGGCGGCTTGGCTGGTGCGGGAGGCAAGGCGGGCCAGGGCGGCTCGGGCAAGGGTTGCCTGATCTACCAGGCCGACTCGGGCAAGGCCGGCCACCCAGGCCTCACCGGACAGCCAGGGCCCGCCGGGCCGGCCGGGCAGTTTGTGTTGTTGCGCGATTGA
- the dinG gene encoding ATP-dependent DNA helicase DinG: protein MISNQLKSQIQGAYTRFLEAKSLKPRYGQRLMIAEIAKVLGDIAVDDEGRRSGDPAVVAVEAGTGTGKTVAYSMAAIPSAKAAGKRLVIATATVALQEQIVYKDLPDLMKNSGLNFTFALAKGRGRYLCLSKLDVLLQEGHAQTATAQLFEEEGFRIEVDEASQKLFTSMIEKLAGNKWDGDRDSWPQALEDQQWSRLTTDHSQCTNRHCPNFQQCAFYKAREGMGKVDVIVTNHDMVLADLALGGGAVLPDPRETIYVFDEGHHLPDKAIGHFAHYTRLRSTADWLEQTAKNLAKLLAQHPLPGDLGRLIEQVPELAREIKTQQQFMFSACEQLADFRAGEDMEGRERPRHRFVGGVVPEHMREMGIELKKGFSKLTDLFTRLAELLKEGMDGEVNIGIASHQAEEWYPLFGSLLARAQGNWELWTAFTAEDPQDSPPMARWLTLAESGAMFDIEVNASPILAAEMLRRNLWNVAHGALVTSATLTALGKFDRYRMRAGLPRAAVTAVVPSPFHHADAGVLRVPDLRADPRDAAAHTAAIIRELPQLVEGSRGTLVLFSSRRQMQDVFDGLERDWRKQVFIQGNLSKQETLNKHKARVDGGDSSVLFGLASFAEGVDLPGAYCEHVVIAKIPFAVPDDPVEAALAEWIEARGGNPFMEIAVPDASLRLIQACGRLLRTEQDRGTITLLDRRVVTQRYGKAILDALPPFRREIS, encoded by the coding sequence ATGATCAGTAATCAACTCAAAAGCCAGATCCAGGGGGCCTACACGCGCTTTCTCGAGGCTAAAAGCCTCAAGCCGCGCTACGGCCAACGCCTGATGATCGCTGAAATCGCCAAGGTGCTGGGGGATATCGCCGTCGACGACGAAGGGCGGCGCAGTGGCGACCCGGCCGTGGTCGCTGTCGAGGCGGGCACCGGTACCGGCAAGACGGTGGCCTACAGCATGGCTGCGATCCCATCCGCCAAGGCTGCGGGCAAGCGCCTGGTGATCGCCACGGCCACCGTCGCCCTGCAGGAGCAGATCGTCTACAAGGACCTGCCCGACCTGATGAAGAACAGCGGGCTGAACTTTACCTTCGCCCTGGCCAAGGGGCGTGGCCGCTACCTGTGCCTGTCCAAGCTCGACGTGCTGCTTCAGGAGGGCCACGCCCAGACGGCCACCGCGCAGCTGTTCGAGGAAGAGGGCTTTCGCATCGAGGTCGACGAGGCCAGCCAGAAACTGTTCACCAGCATGATCGAAAAGCTTGCCGGCAATAAATGGGACGGCGACCGCGACAGCTGGCCCCAGGCGCTGGAAGACCAGCAGTGGTCGCGCCTGACCACCGACCACAGCCAATGCACCAATCGCCATTGCCCGAACTTTCAGCAGTGCGCCTTCTACAAGGCCCGTGAAGGCATGGGCAAGGTCGACGTCATCGTCACCAACCACGACATGGTCCTCGCCGACCTGGCGCTGGGCGGCGGTGCGGTGTTGCCCGACCCGCGCGAAACCATCTATGTGTTCGACGAAGGTCACCACCTGCCAGACAAGGCCATCGGCCATTTCGCCCACTACACGCGCCTGCGTTCCACCGCCGACTGGCTTGAGCAAACCGCCAAGAACCTCGCCAAGTTGCTGGCCCAGCACCCACTGCCCGGCGACCTCGGGCGCCTGATCGAGCAGGTGCCGGAGCTGGCGCGGGAGATCAAGACCCAGCAGCAGTTCATGTTCAGCGCCTGCGAGCAACTCGCCGATTTTCGCGCCGGCGAGGACATGGAAGGGCGCGAGCGGCCGCGCCATCGCTTCGTCGGCGGGGTGGTGCCCGAGCACATGCGCGAGATGGGCATCGAACTGAAAAAGGGCTTCTCCAAGCTCACCGACCTGTTCACCCGGCTTGCCGAGCTCCTCAAGGAAGGCATGGATGGCGAGGTCAACATCGGCATCGCCAGCCACCAGGCCGAGGAATGGTACCCGCTGTTCGGCAGCCTGCTGGCCCGTGCCCAGGGCAACTGGGAGCTGTGGACTGCCTTTACCGCCGAAGATCCGCAAGACAGCCCGCCCATGGCGCGCTGGCTGACCCTGGCCGAAAGCGGCGCGATGTTCGATATCGAGGTCAATGCCAGCCCGATCCTCGCCGCCGAAATGCTCCGGCGCAATCTGTGGAACGTCGCCCATGGGGCCCTGGTGACCTCGGCCACGCTGACCGCGTTGGGCAAGTTCGATCGCTACCGCATGCGTGCCGGGCTGCCGCGCGCCGCCGTTACGGCGGTGGTGCCCAGCCCGTTCCACCATGCCGATGCCGGCGTGCTGCGGGTGCCGGATCTGCGCGCCGACCCACGTGATGCGGCCGCCCACACCGCTGCCATCATTCGCGAGCTGCCGCAGCTGGTCGAAGGCTCGCGCGGCACCCTGGTGCTGTTTTCCTCGCGGCGGCAGATGCAGGACGTGTTCGACGGCCTGGAGCGCGACTGGCGCAAGCAGGTGTTCATCCAGGGCAACCTGTCCAAGCAGGAAACCCTCAACAAGCACAAGGCCCGCGTCGATGGCGGCGATTCCAGCGTTCTGTTCGGGCTGGCCAGCTTCGCCGAGGGTGTCGACCTGCCCGGGGCCTACTGCGAGCACGTGGTCATCGCCAAGATTCCTTTCGCCGTGCCGGACGACCCGGTCGAGGCAGCGTTGGCCGAATGGATCGAGGCGCGTGGTGGTAACCCGTTCATGGAAATCGCCGTGCCCGATGCCTCGTTGCGCCTGATTCAGGCCTGCGGGCGGCTGCTGCGCACCGAGCAGGACCGCGGCACCATCACCCTGCTGGACCGTCGCGTGGTGACCCAGCGTTATGGCAAGGCGATCCTCGACGCGCTGCCGCCGTTTCGTCGGGAAATCTCTTGA
- a CDS encoding beta-agarase: MLRRSLPAAFSLICAMPLLAAPAPQQTLFNFVRPTDGVQVVTDDTSLPQANGEQTAEGEVLRRVVFNPVATPRLTLKPAAGTWDWSGSSAITLRVQSAQDWAQTLYVTVQSSDGKTLTSRVDMPAGPAQTLVIPLMANSPGSQGMRAGPPMPWVYEGQRTLLTSSSGEATLARIASVSIAMDKPAAAQNVLIERFGTLQDDTVQKAAYADIVDAYGQYSRGKWPEKITRDEQLKSAAAKEQQQLKGWLAERGRQGLDRYGGIAAVDAEKASGFFHTLKRDGRWLLVTPDGHPFFSLGVNAMAADGGRTYVQDRTWMFSGLPDSAAPLARYYGQSDSRTGSGASQGMGFNSGRWFDFYAANLERTYGRSTAGLDAKRWQKHSLDRLQAWGFNTVGNWSDSGLENHERVPYTLPLSIVGDYASISTGMDWWGRMPDPFDPRFAMAAERAVAIATRDHRDDPWLIGYFADNELAWTGAGNDPKARYALAYGTLRLTTDVPAKRAFLKQLRDKYRNQQGLSKAWGIDLPAWELMEDPGFEPPLPDPQHPEIEADLQHFQRTFADAYFKIIADSLKWHDPNHLLLGGRFAASTPEAVASCAQYCDVLSFNFYTPKPQDGYDFQALKALDKPVLITEFHFGSSDRGPFWPGLMPVAREEDRGAAYAGFIKAASDDSNIVGAHWFQYLDQPVTGRLLDGENGHFGLVGITDVPWGGFITAVRRSNLDTQVSLARQLKGAKPRP; this comes from the coding sequence ATGCTTCGCCGTTCTCTGCCTGCAGCGTTCTCGCTGATCTGCGCCATGCCATTGCTGGCCGCACCCGCCCCGCAGCAGACGCTGTTCAACTTCGTGCGCCCGACCGATGGGGTCCAGGTGGTCACCGACGACACCAGCCTGCCCCAGGCCAACGGCGAACAGACCGCCGAAGGCGAGGTGCTGCGCCGGGTGGTGTTCAACCCGGTGGCCACGCCCAGGCTCACCCTCAAGCCTGCGGCCGGCACCTGGGATTGGTCGGGCAGCAGCGCCATCACCTTGCGTGTGCAGAGCGCCCAGGACTGGGCGCAGACGCTCTACGTGACCGTCCAGAGCAGTGACGGCAAGACCCTGACCAGCCGTGTCGACATGCCGGCCGGCCCGGCGCAGACCCTGGTCATCCCGCTTATGGCCAATTCGCCGGGCAGTCAGGGCATGCGCGCCGGGCCGCCGATGCCATGGGTCTACGAAGGCCAGCGGACCTTGCTCACCAGCAGCAGCGGCGAGGCGACCCTGGCCCGGATCGCTTCGGTCAGCATTGCGATGGACAAGCCCGCAGCGGCGCAGAACGTGCTGATCGAGCGCTTTGGCACGCTGCAGGACGATACCGTGCAGAAGGCCGCGTACGCGGACATCGTTGATGCCTACGGGCAGTACAGCCGCGGCAAGTGGCCAGAGAAGATCACCCGTGACGAACAGCTCAAGAGTGCGGCCGCCAAGGAGCAGCAACAGCTCAAGGGCTGGCTGGCTGAACGAGGCAGGCAGGGGCTGGATCGTTATGGGGGCATCGCTGCGGTCGACGCCGAGAAGGCCAGCGGTTTCTTTCACACCCTCAAACGCGATGGTCGCTGGCTGCTGGTCACCCCGGACGGCCATCCATTCTTCTCGCTCGGGGTCAACGCCATGGCTGCCGACGGCGGCCGCACCTACGTCCAGGACCGCACCTGGATGTTCAGCGGCCTGCCCGACAGTGCGGCGCCGCTGGCCCGCTATTACGGCCAGAGCGACAGCCGTACCGGCAGTGGCGCCAGTCAGGGCATGGGCTTCAATAGCGGTCGTTGGTTCGACTTCTACGCCGCCAATCTGGAACGCACCTATGGGCGCAGCACCGCCGGGCTGGATGCCAAACGCTGGCAGAAGCACAGCCTCGATCGGCTGCAGGCCTGGGGCTTCAACACGGTCGGCAACTGGAGCGACAGCGGCCTGGAAAACCACGAGCGAGTGCCCTATACCTTGCCGCTGTCGATCGTCGGCGACTACGCGAGCATCAGCACCGGCATGGACTGGTGGGGGCGCATGCCCGATCCGTTCGACCCGCGTTTTGCCATGGCCGCCGAGCGCGCCGTGGCCATCGCCACTCGCGACCACCGCGACGACCCTTGGCTGATCGGCTACTTCGCCGACAACGAGCTGGCCTGGACCGGCGCCGGCAACGATCCCAAGGCTCGCTATGCCCTGGCCTACGGCACCTTGCGCCTGACCACCGACGTGCCGGCCAAGCGCGCCTTCCTCAAGCAGTTGCGCGACAAGTACCGCAACCAGCAGGGCTTGTCCAAGGCCTGGGGCATCGACCTGCCCGCCTGGGAGCTGATGGAAGACCCGGGCTTCGAGCCGCCGCTGCCGGACCCGCAACACCCAGAGATCGAGGCCGACCTGCAGCATTTCCAGCGTACCTTCGCCGATGCCTATTTCAAGATCATCGCCGACTCGCTGAAGTGGCATGACCCCAACCATCTCCTGCTTGGCGGTCGTTTCGCCGCCAGCACGCCGGAAGCGGTGGCCTCCTGCGCGCAGTATTGCGACGTGCTCAGCTTCAACTTCTACACCCCCAAACCGCAGGACGGCTATGACTTCCAGGCGCTCAAGGCGCTCGACAAGCCGGTGCTGATCACTGAGTTCCACTTCGGCTCCAGCGACCGCGGGCCGTTCTGGCCCGGGCTGATGCCGGTGGCCCGCGAGGAAGATCGCGGGGCCGCCTACGCCGGCTTCATCAAGGCCGCCAGCGACGACAGCAATATCGTCGGCGCCCACTGGTTCCAGTACCTCGACCAACCGGTCACCGGTCGCCTGCTGGACGGCGAGAACGGCCACTTCGGCCTGGTCGGCATCACCGATGTGCCGTGGGGCGGTTTCATCACCGCCGTGCGCAGGAGCAACCTGGATACCCAGGTGTCCCTGGCCCGCCAGCTCAAAGGTGCCAAGCCGCGTCCTTGA
- a CDS encoding serine hydrolase domain-containing protein, giving the protein MQIQGHFELQFEAVREAFAALFDDSQERGAALCVQIGGETVLDLWAGTADKDASQAWHTDTILNLFSCTKPFAAVTALQLVAEGKLELDAPVARYWPEFAAAGKQDVTLRQLLSHRAGLPAVREPLPPEALYQWSTMTAALAAETPWWQPGSAHGYAAITYGWLIGELLRRADGRGPGESIVARVAKPLGLDFHVGLADEEFHRVAHIARGKGNTGDEAAKRLLAVTMREPLALSTRAFTNPPSILTSTNKPEWRRMQQPAANGHGNARSLAGFYSGLLDGSLLESELLGELTREHSLGQDLTLLTQTRFGLGCMLDQPHLANATFGLGPRAFGHPGAGGSVGFADPERDVAFGFVTNTLGPYILMDPRAQKLARVLGSCL; this is encoded by the coding sequence ATGCAGATTCAGGGTCATTTCGAGCTGCAGTTCGAAGCCGTGCGCGAGGCCTTCGCCGCGCTGTTCGACGACTCGCAGGAGCGCGGTGCTGCCCTGTGCGTGCAGATCGGCGGCGAAACCGTGCTCGACCTCTGGGCCGGCACGGCGGACAAGGACGCCAGTCAAGCCTGGCACACCGACACCATCCTCAACCTGTTCTCCTGCACCAAGCCCTTCGCCGCCGTCACCGCGCTGCAGCTGGTGGCCGAGGGCAAACTGGAACTCGACGCGCCGGTGGCGCGCTACTGGCCGGAATTCGCCGCCGCAGGCAAGCAGGACGTCACCTTGCGCCAATTGCTCAGCCACCGCGCCGGCCTGCCGGCTGTGCGCGAGCCGTTACCCCCCGAAGCGCTGTACCAGTGGTCGACCATGACCGCCGCGCTGGCGGCCGAGACGCCCTGGTGGCAGCCGGGCAGCGCCCATGGTTACGCTGCCATCACCTACGGCTGGCTGATCGGCGAGCTGCTGCGCCGCGCCGATGGGCGCGGGCCGGGTGAGTCGATCGTGGCCCGGGTGGCCAAGCCCCTTGGCCTGGACTTTCACGTCGGCCTGGCCGACGAGGAGTTTCACCGGGTCGCCCACATCGCCCGTGGCAAGGGCAATACCGGCGATGAGGCGGCCAAGCGCCTGCTGGCCGTGACCATGCGCGAGCCGTTGGCGCTGTCCACGCGAGCCTTCACCAACCCCCCGTCGATTCTGACCAGCACCAACAAGCCGGAATGGAGGCGCATGCAACAACCCGCCGCCAATGGCCACGGCAACGCGCGCAGCCTGGCCGGTTTCTACAGTGGGCTGCTCGATGGCAGCCTGCTGGAGTCCGAATTGCTCGGCGAACTGACCCGCGAGCACAGCCTCGGCCAGGACCTCACCCTGTTGACCCAGACCCGTTTCGGCCTGGGCTGCATGCTCGACCAGCCGCACCTGGCCAATGCCACCTTCGGCCTGGGGCCGCGCGCCTTCGGGCACCCGGGCGCCGGCGGATCGGTGGGCTTTGCCGATCCCGAGCGCGACGTTGCCTTCGGTTTCGTCACCAACACCCTGGGCCCCTACATCCTCATGGACCCTCGTGCGCAGAAGCTGGCAAGGGTGCTGGGCAGCTGCTTGTGA